Proteins encoded by one window of Leptospira stimsonii:
- a CDS encoding MFS transporter: MEKIKSIPVRVMAGYAVAEIGITAVEVLAQIYLLEFFVTAVGLRASLAGLALAVAVLWDAISDPLMGYLSDHTRTKLGKRRPYILSGGILLAISIYLMFSPPSLETQTQKFFFLFFVYLLVNTSMTILAVPHIALGGEMTFAPTERTRIFGWRFFFSNIGFILVLILPSFYSALFPNENEVSRLLVTRNYTSLTIAGILVLTSLIAFFSTSGRDKVEESRLPQNPNRKTEVSIGHTWFVQITSVFKNRYFLPLILAFIIATFGRTFNSSIVNLYYKYRIRLTEAEIGLMILLPFVVCLILSILLWVYLSNRYGKKWPAFWGVLLLGIMTFVVYPLFPERGILPILFAAVFGGFFAGAVLLFDSLVADIVDYDELKIGEKREGWFFGLWKMATKVARALGLGFGGILLSGIGYQEGSVDQIPELGFRLSILFGPVVGSFFILGALIFLLMPLTKERHQRIQSLLLKRREIRKKRQELVSKV, encoded by the coding sequence ATGGAAAAAATAAAATCAATTCCCGTGCGAGTCATGGCGGGATACGCGGTGGCGGAAATCGGAATCACCGCCGTCGAAGTACTCGCGCAAATCTATCTTTTGGAATTTTTCGTCACGGCGGTCGGCCTCAGGGCTTCGCTCGCTGGATTGGCGCTCGCGGTCGCCGTTCTCTGGGACGCGATCTCGGACCCTTTGATGGGTTATCTTTCCGATCATACAAGAACGAAACTCGGAAAGAGAAGACCTTACATTTTGAGCGGAGGAATTCTTCTTGCGATTTCCATCTATCTTATGTTTTCTCCTCCGTCCTTGGAAACACAGACACAGAAATTCTTCTTTCTATTTTTCGTTTATCTTTTGGTGAACACATCGATGACGATTCTCGCCGTTCCGCATATCGCACTCGGAGGAGAAATGACATTCGCTCCGACCGAAAGAACGAGAATCTTCGGATGGAGATTCTTTTTTAGTAATATAGGATTTATTCTCGTTTTGATTCTTCCTTCCTTTTATTCGGCTTTGTTTCCGAACGAAAACGAAGTCTCTCGGCTTTTGGTCACCAGAAATTACACTTCTCTCACGATCGCGGGCATTCTGGTTCTGACATCCCTCATTGCGTTTTTTTCGACTTCGGGAAGGGACAAAGTGGAGGAATCAAGGCTACCGCAGAATCCGAATCGAAAAACCGAGGTTTCCATCGGACATACTTGGTTCGTTCAGATCACATCCGTTTTTAAAAATCGTTATTTTTTACCTTTGATTCTCGCATTTATCATCGCGACCTTCGGAAGAACCTTCAATTCTTCGATCGTAAATCTATATTATAAATATAGAATTCGTTTAACGGAAGCGGAAATCGGATTGATGATTCTTCTTCCGTTTGTCGTTTGTCTGATTTTATCCATTCTTCTTTGGGTCTACCTTTCCAATCGATACGGAAAAAAATGGCCCGCGTTTTGGGGAGTCCTTCTTTTGGGAATCATGACTTTCGTGGTTTATCCTCTCTTCCCGGAAAGAGGAATCCTTCCGATCTTATTCGCCGCGGTATTCGGAGGATTTTTTGCCGGTGCCGTCCTGCTCTTTGATTCTCTCGTAGCGGATATCGTCGACTACGACGAGCTCAAGATCGGAGAAAAGAGAGAAGGTTGGTTCTTTGGGCTCTGGAAGATGGCGACGAAAGTGGCGAGGGCGCTCGGCTTAGGTTTCGGCGGAATTCTTTTGAGTGGAATCGGTTATCAGGAAGGTTCCGTCGATCAAATCCCGGAACTGGGTTTTCGTCTTTCGATTCTTTTCGGTCCCGTTGTAGGAAGTTTCTTCATCCTCGGCGCTCTGATCTTTCTTTTGATGCCGCTTACGAAAGAACGACATCAAAGAATTCAAAGTCTTCTTTTGAAAAGAAGGGAAATTCGAAAGAAAAGACAGGAACTCGTTTCAAAAGTCTAA
- a CDS encoding tyrosine-type recombinase/integrase yields MSELELPKKNKHSIERLSKIIRQRNYKKATAYTYLKYNVDFLNFADKPAEKITLKDLNRYMDHLKKKRVSSSTIQINVSSLKMFFEDVMKMDLFRDFQRPVREYNNPNAITFKEMQNILKSASSNAKHELMCGLVYFGGLRVGELISLKWNHLDLKRKWIQIKSSVLSQSRTVEIPTELLTLIKKYEKEALVSANSYLFPGKSLGSHTTSRNVERIISEIGRNAGIASPVTVFTLRHSRALHLIADGSPLAQVKDFLGHKTLASTESYIPVKKNLRAAVREKSKQDALRNIRKKFKTG; encoded by the coding sequence ATGTCAGAATTGGAACTTCCGAAAAAGAATAAACATTCGATTGAAAGACTCAGCAAAATCATTCGCCAGAGAAATTATAAGAAGGCAACTGCCTATACGTATCTCAAATACAACGTAGACTTCTTGAATTTTGCGGATAAACCGGCGGAGAAAATCACTCTGAAGGATCTCAATCGTTATATGGATCATCTGAAAAAGAAGAGGGTTTCTTCCTCAACGATCCAGATCAATGTCAGTTCCCTCAAGATGTTCTTTGAAGACGTGATGAAAATGGATCTTTTCCGCGACTTTCAGAGACCGGTTCGAGAGTATAACAATCCGAATGCGATCACTTTTAAAGAAATGCAGAATATTCTAAAATCTGCATCTTCCAATGCAAAACACGAACTGATGTGCGGTCTCGTATATTTCGGGGGTCTTCGAGTCGGAGAATTGATTTCGCTGAAGTGGAATCATCTGGATCTAAAACGCAAGTGGATTCAGATCAAATCGAGCGTTCTTTCGCAATCGAGGACCGTCGAAATTCCCACGGAACTTCTAACTCTGATTAAAAAATATGAAAAGGAAGCCTTGGTTTCTGCGAATTCGTATCTGTTCCCTGGAAAGAGTTTAGGATCACATACCACCTCCAGAAACGTGGAAAGAATCATTTCCGAAATCGGTAGAAACGCAGGCATTGCAAGTCCGGTGACGGTCTTTACACTCAGACACAGTCGAGCCCTTCATCTGATCGCCGACGGTTCTCCCCTGGCTCAGGTGAAAGATTTTCTCGGTCACAAAACCTTGGCAAGCACCGAGTCGTACATTCCTGTGAAGAAAAATCTACGCGCCGCCGTTCGAGAAAAATCGAAACAAGACGCACTTCGGAATATTCGGAAAAAGTTTAAGACCGGTTAA